Proteins from a single region of Bacteroidota bacterium:
- a CDS encoding cation:proton antiporter, producing MMLPLLLDLSTPFKEPVIIFSIVLFIILISPILLNKLRIPSIVVMIIAGVTIGPHGFHLLERDGAIVLFGTVGLLYIMFLAGLEIELNGFKKTAKSSITFGLLTFAIPFVIGFAVCKYILHLDFIPSMITASMFSTQTLVAYPIVNRLGITRKRPVAITVGGTIITDTLVLLLFSVITNFSMDKTDTLFWVRLGISIVVFAFIVLYLFPIVAKWFFRKLENEGGSQFIFVLTLVFLAAFLSQLAGLEHIIGAFLAGISLNRLIPLQSTLKNRIVFVGNNIFIPFFLINVGMIIDLQVLFSGANALYIAGVLVVIALTTKYLAAWLTQKIFRYSVNERHLIFGLSTAHAAATLAIILVGFDLGLLDETILNGTIIVILVSCLVSSFVTESAGRKYVVRESGKIDTEPEVLERILVPVGNPESATVLLDLALMIRNPNSKEPIYPLAVIEDNDNARIKLNESKRNLALAAEHISSADTSVQILTRVDISVAAGISSAIKELGITEVVMGWHEKMSTSDKIFGSVLHKIIQTTEQMLWVSKINQPINNFNRLAILMPPNAEFESGFFRWLEGIKQLSHHIGARCVFWGERKTLELIDAINEKNLKLHAEYSEFTDWDDFKSISGNLKQNDLFIVISARQKSVSYFSSLEQVPVRLNKYFDAHSFILLYPYQADSGSNDMNFQYSVLSPSPFKENFERINTIGKIVYKAFSSGSSKKEK from the coding sequence ATGATGCTGCCGCTACTGCTTGATTTGAGCACTCCTTTTAAGGAGCCGGTAATTATTTTTTCCATAGTGTTGTTCATCATCCTCATCTCCCCTATTCTGTTGAACAAATTACGTATTCCGTCGATTGTTGTGATGATAATTGCCGGTGTTACCATTGGTCCGCACGGGTTTCACCTCTTGGAAAGGGATGGTGCCATTGTGTTATTTGGCACCGTAGGTTTGTTATACATCATGTTTCTTGCAGGTTTGGAGATAGAATTAAACGGATTCAAAAAAACAGCCAAATCGAGCATAACCTTTGGTTTACTCACTTTTGCCATTCCATTTGTAATTGGGTTTGCCGTTTGTAAATACATATTACATTTGGATTTTATCCCTTCCATGATTACCGCAAGTATGTTTTCTACCCAAACACTGGTAGCTTATCCGATAGTTAACCGATTGGGAATTACCCGTAAGCGTCCGGTTGCTATTACAGTTGGTGGCACAATTATTACCGATACCTTAGTATTATTATTGTTTTCGGTAATTACCAATTTTTCGATGGATAAAACCGATACCCTGTTTTGGGTACGATTGGGTATATCGATTGTTGTATTTGCTTTTATTGTATTGTATCTCTTCCCTATTGTGGCAAAATGGTTTTTCCGAAAATTGGAAAATGAAGGTGGTTCACAATTTATTTTCGTACTTACACTTGTGTTTTTAGCGGCGTTCTTATCGCAACTTGCAGGACTTGAACATATTATTGGTGCATTTTTAGCAGGTATTAGTCTCAACCGTTTAATTCCGTTACAGTCTACACTTAAAAACAGAATCGTATTTGTCGGCAATAATATTTTTATTCCTTTTTTCCTGATAAATGTCGGTATGATTATCGATTTGCAGGTATTATTTTCAGGTGCAAATGCCTTATATATTGCCGGTGTTTTGGTAGTGATAGCATTAACTACAAAATATTTAGCTGCGTGGTTAACGCAAAAAATATTTCGTTACTCTGTTAATGAACGCCATTTAATTTTCGGATTAAGTACGGCACATGCTGCTGCAACATTGGCCATTATTTTAGTGGGATTTGATTTAGGATTATTGGACGAAACAATTTTAAACGGAACTATTATTGTAATTCTGGTGAGTTGCTTGGTTAGTTCATTTGTTACCGAATCGGCGGGGCGAAAATATGTGGTTCGTGAAAGTGGTAAAATAGATACAGAACCTGAAGTGCTGGAACGTATACTTGTTCCGGTGGGTAATCCGGAATCCGCTACAGTATTACTGGATTTGGCTTTAATGATTAGAAATCCCAATTCAAAAGAACCGATTTATCCGCTTGCCGTAATTGAGGATAATGATAATGCCCGCATTAAATTAAATGAAAGTAAACGCAATTTAGCGTTGGCTGCTGAGCATATTTCTTCTGCAGATACAAGTGTGCAAATATTAACCCGCGTTGATATTAGTGTTGCAGCAGGTATTTCAAGTGCAATAAAAGAATTAGGGATAACAGAAGTAGTTATGGGCTGGCACGAAAAAATGAGTACCAGTGATAAAATATTTGGTTCGGTTTTACATAAAATTATCCAGACGACAGAGCAGATGTTATGGGTAAGTAAAATAAATCAGCCGATAAATAATTTCAACAGACTGGCAATATTAATGCCGCCAAATGCAGAATTTGAAAGTGGATTTTTCAGATGGCTGGAAGGTATTAAACAATTATCGCATCATATAGGTGCACGGTGTGTTTTTTGGGGAGAACGAAAAACATTGGAATTAATTGATGCCATTAATGAAAAAAATCTAAAACTGCATGCTGAATACAGTGAATTTACCGATTGGGATGATTTCAAAAGTATATCCGGCAATTTAAAGCAGAACGATTTGTTTATTGTGATCAGCGCACGTCAAAAAAGTGTATCCTATTTTTCTTCTTTAGAGCAGGTACCAGTTCGATTAAATAAATATTTTGATGCACATAGTTTTATTTTGCTTTATCCGTATCAGGCCGATTCAGGTTCAAATGATATGAATTTTCAATATAGTGTTTTATCACCATCGCCCTTCAAAGAAAATTTTGAACGGATTAACACCATTGGTAAAATTGTTTATAAAGCATTTTCTTCCGGCAGTTCAAAAAAGGAGAAATAA
- a CDS encoding superoxide dismutase — MKNSNSQSRRSFLKQGALAAIGVGVLNNLKANELYTGSSAFNFEMPPVDGAFELPKLDYAYNALEPFIDAQTMEIHYSKHHQTYVTKLNEAIEKAPELKGKSLMELVSNINSMPEGVRNAIRNHGGGHFNHSFFWKLMSPTAKDTMPSAALKTAIEAKWISMDNFKAEFAKSATGVFGSGWAWLAKDKENNLMLITTPNQDSPVMDIAAQRGKPIMGIDVWEHAYYLKHQNKRADYIADFWNVIDWNQVSKWYSEL; from the coding sequence ATGAAAAATTCAAATTCACAATCTCGTCGCAGCTTTCTGAAACAGGGAGCTTTAGCAGCCATAGGTGTTGGCGTTTTAAACAACCTGAAAGCAAATGAACTTTACACAGGTTCTTCGGCATTTAATTTTGAGATGCCTCCGGTTGACGGAGCTTTTGAACTGCCTAAGCTTGACTATGCCTACAATGCGCTGGAACCCTTTATTGATGCACAAACCATGGAAATTCATTATAGCAAACACCATCAAACTTACGTTACCAAATTAAACGAGGCTATTGAAAAAGCACCTGAATTAAAAGGAAAATCACTAATGGAGTTGGTTTCCAATATTAATTCGATGCCTGAAGGTGTTCGTAATGCTATCAGAAATCACGGTGGTGGCCATTTTAACCATAGCTTTTTCTGGAAATTGATGTCGCCTACTGCCAAAGACACTATGCCTTCTGCAGCATTAAAAACGGCAATTGAGGCAAAATGGATCAGCATGGATAATTTTAAAGCGGAATTCGCGAAATCAGCTACCGGTGTGTTTGGCTCAGGATGGGCGTGGTTGGCTAAGGATAAAGAAAACAACCTGATGTTAATTACTACTCCTAACCAGGATAGCCCCGTTATGGACATTGCTGCTCAACGCGGTAAACCAATTATGGGTATTGATGTTTGGGAACATGCATATTATCTGAAACACCAAAATAAACGTGCAGATTATATTGCCGATTTTTGGAATGTTATCGATTGGAATCAGGTGAGTAAATGGTATTCTGAATTATAA